The stretch of DNA TGCTATCATTTAACTCTGAAGCTAACGCTTTAGCTTTTTCAATATCTATTTCTCCAATTGTTATTTCAGAGAAATCGCTGGTGAAGCTAAGATCTTTAGTCGCTTCTGAGCAAACTGCTCCAGCTCCACCTAAAACTAGAACCTTCAATAAAAAATTTCCTCATTTAAAAAAGACTTAAGGTTTAAGAATTACAAAGCCTGTTTCTGGAATTTTCACTTTAACATTAACCCCTTCTCTAATTATGCCTTTTGATAACGGATCTTGCATGTTAACCGTTAAAGATAAGTTATTTTTAATGTCAATTACATATTTAGCTACGCCGCCTACAAAGCTTGATTCAATAATTTTTCCATAAAGTTCATTCTTTTTTAATGGTTCATTAACCTCGGTTTTTTCTAAATCGATGGATTCTGGTCTTATAAGCAGGTATAATGATTGACTCTCTGGAAAGTTTTCTGAAACTTTAACGTTGAATGTTCCAAGCTCTGTTTCTATAAGCTTAAGTTCACCTGATGATTGAAGAATTTTAGCTTGAAATATATTTGATAAACCCATGAAATCAGCTACAAATTTTGTTTTTGGAGAACCATAAATTTCTATAGGACTCCCTATCTGCTCTATTTTACCTTTATTCATTACAGCTATTTTAGTTGACATGCTTAAAGCTTCAGCTTGATCATGAGTTACATAAATAGTTGTTATTCCTAAAGAGCGTTGAATTTTTCTTAATTCGCTTCTCATGTGAACTCTAAGCTTAGCATCTAAATTGCTTAAAGGTTCATCTAAAAGGAGGACTTCAGGATTTATAACTAAAACTCTTGCAAGAGCA from Candidatus Bathyarchaeota archaeon encodes:
- a CDS encoding ABC transporter ATP-binding protein, which codes for MNVVKQFDKMIAVDHVSFDVERGDFFTMLGPSGCGKTTTLRIISGFYEPDEGEIYIGDKLVNHIPPEKRNCGFVFQSYALFPHMTVFDNVAYGLKIRKVNKNEIKKRVKEALTVVGLAGYESRRPDQLSGGEQQRVALARVLVINPEVLLLDEPLSNLDAKLRVHMRSELRKIQRSLGITTIYVTHDQAEALSMSTKIAVMNKGKIEQIGSPIEIYGSPKTKFVADFMGLSNIFQAKILQSSGELKLIETELGTFNVKVSENFPESQSLYLLIRPESIDLEKTEVNEPLKKNELYGKIIESSFVGGVAKYVIDIKNNLSLTVNMQDPLSKGIIREGVNVKVKIPETGFVILKP